The genomic region TCTATCATCTCTTTGTCCACATGCCCTCGTaggacatagcaatgaagaaggcaaaatccataagctctgcgcctcgccacataagagatagtagggtcctccctatttataaaccgattgacaaattcaaacatacggacaccttttgaggttacaagacggtctacctcagccttggtcaatccaagcaaatccctaaatttatttttatagccttgagagctagggggtatagccggaacactttctgcgtcccatcctccaaccgcagcaatttcttcagaaaaaggacaaatttcgcctcccggaaaggcaaatacatgaaaattcgggtcccaatattcaagacaagcatccaaaaagggcctaATTACCTTCACTAGCTTAAAACTTGTGATTGATCCTAAGTTAAAAGCACGCATGTCGTGTTTCTCTACATTCGTAAATTCATTCGcccactccttaatgcgattttcaaaggtatccatattttttttggtaaattttgagaagatatatgaggttttatgtaatagacgaagtcaaggaagggagaattgtgagaatagaagctcaaccgaaggctctatttatactattcaacGTTTCCTAAATTCTGCTGAGAACCGACTAGCTAGAGAGAAGACGCAGCAaaagttgcgcctcttcgaaggatcgcagctcttgctgcgcctcttccccaggctatTTTCCTCGTTTGACAGTCGTGGGATCTTTCATAATCTGTTTTAGTTaaagtttcctattcctatagggacttaattcggtaatttcgattatttaccaaatttatgtttcctaatcttttacagtttcgcttttcgaggcaaaatcgacattttcgccaaatacgcacacttactcgttcttttttttttctatttttttgggGGAATCTtttcactccctcttttcaaaaatatttataacaCACTTAGGCGtttcttttaaattcttttttttaaggggtagccctccctaccgtccggtcgcgtccattttcgggcaccattttgtccattttcgggcacttttttcattttcttctttcgcgctaatttaggccgtCTTAATTCTTTTTGCTATACATTTTGCTTGTGATTTcctacgtgaatttcggcagcatgacggcgcaaaccgtcacatgccaaacctaTTTTTCAAAgttaacctgcagatacaacaaacacccagcaacaaaggcacgcaggccgtcatatatacaactaaaatgcaaaaatatacatcaaaatacgggctcctgcccaaaatgtacaaatgtacaaacatAAGTCAACAAACTAGTCCTAacgacccctcagctcagctagtgtcgcctcaagggcagcgatctcagcatctctggcctcgagctctctcagcaaatgggccgtctcctcctgggactgcgccagctcacgctccctctacacggaaaaatggagtgatacttcacttcacaaaattggaggtaataaaaataaagacggctacaaaaggttcatacctgccgcCCCGAGCCACCtgtaagggcctcaatggctgtagctcgcagccggttggccatcctccacagctccacatGCCTGGACAGTGCCACCTACATTCAATACGAAGAAGGTTCAAGCAAATACATTCAtatgtaataaagcataaaatactaAAGATAGCCAAAGTTGAGGTCTTACCCTCCTCCCAACATGTTGCCACTCATCCAAGGTAGCGTCAGTCACCGCCTCACTGAAAGACTGGATCTCCGAGATCACCGTCATGCCCACTAAGTCAGTGTACTCCAACGTCTCTGGAaaaactgggggctcgacgcccgccacctcgatctcctacaaaacTTAAGTGGTTCATTATTTgctaatcattcatcatttatcagATCTATCAAAGACAACTAAACGGTAATTATGCTTACTACGATCGGCCAATACGCTAGCCTCCGGTGAACAAAGCCAGCGTACTCCTCACCAGGGGGAAGGAGGGCATCACCACTCGCGCCAGTCAGGTCAGCTGCCCTCTCAGCCtatgaaggctccctaaacatcgtccatagagggtcgatgggaaccataaaggcatcacgagagcactgccgagtcaaacgctcacccaaCTACCACACAAGCCCTATGGGTGTCATCAGCAACAACCTACTCGAAATCCGGGGACGGAGAACCTTAGCCACAAAGGCTGGAGCCCTAGAGTAGCTCTCCCAAGGCCAGGGCACCCACTAAAGAAagaaaacgaggggtcattcctatgatcatctctaaataaaggaaaaataaaatgaagatcaaagacacttacgctgtctaaactcaaggcattcacgcccctccgatAAACATCATAAGAAGACCGATGGCTCTTCTGACGACACACTACCCAGTCCCTCACAACGAGGTATGCTCTCGGTAAATCCTCCGCCCTCGTAGGCGCAAAGCCAGAGAAGTAAGAATACACCCACACCTGCAAgcaaaataataatgattacaaatcGTTTTCTataaaaatgatctttcatattttcaagaaaggttcatacctccaagaggagtccaggaccgacaatggcaggagaagtccccttctccattagCTCCGGAtagaccatggccctcatatagtgCGTGAGGACCACAaaactaggagtaacccagtcccagcgacctaggctactcaagtcagaaagaaacggaagaagcttcgtcgatagcctctcccccttgtctcctaagtaaatcgaagacaagaaccaccacaaccacacacGGGCCCGCTGCTCAACAGTACAAGGTGGTGGAGGCACCATGTGTCCATCCATCCTCACTCTCGCCGGAACCCTACCACCGAAATAGTCCCTGACGTAGGAACTCGCCACCAAACCAGGTACCTGGGCCGCACCCGCAGCTAGGTTCCAGCCAACcagactcctcgcctcggccgagtctactctcatagCCGCCAACGGCCACACCAacggctcctctccacacggtagacccgagatcatgccgtagtcctccaaggtgaccccgatctctccaaaaggaatatggaaagtcgaggtcgtgtcccagaaccgatcaagaaaggctcgaatcaggctgaggttagcccaaatcttcctctccttgatctccctcgagcctcgtaccaaggcaccaaaggctccccgctcgatgatagCCTTGTCCTTCTCCGACAAACATCATAAGTTCATTATTTGTGGGCCCGAGcttcatgcgcctcttccccgacatCTTATCTTCAACATATGGCTCCTTTTTGGCGTTCTCTTCGTCCGAATCGGCATTTTCTCTTCAACAGACTACAGACAACCACGACTTTTCGTTCCCCAGcgagaattcatgatcactaaatatagttcatgggcttctcctctttatcaGAATTTCGCTTGCGACAACCCGAGCGGATTTTCTCGTCAACGGTGCCAAGGACGCGCCATTGTTGATCAaacacctttattttcctcagcgatgccaaggACGCGTCATTGTTGATCTATTACTTTCTCCTCAGCAGTGCCAAGGACGGGCCGTTGTTgactcaacatatgattcttccccacGGAGTTTAAGATAAAATTCTCCAAGGAGTATTTGTACCTTCGTATCCTAtggtgtctcaggtatggtttcttcttatggctggcaagcttcattacgtagtctaatggactttaaacgaccctccccggtagtcgacagactctaaaatgttcccgacaacaggtcattggttcagaccccttgagctgcctcgcgtcgccatagtcgtcaagttataatcttcgattgacctgatggctatactttgacttttgccttgtccaagcctcagtcaaagtgggggctctgtagacacctcatttttatacacctcccgccaaccacccagtgatgattgggctgcatgtttgatacgcggaacgatttatgacaggcCGTAAGttcatcatcaagtgatagctcaaacactcgagtcaacacctaggtcgtcatctacgcaccgatacggtcgttttgacagtaattagagttcatttggagtccaggtcaaaaaccgcttcattttctaaaaaccgtttaaatgccgagtcggaatattccggaatgttctataattttctagatatttattcctaattaaaattaatattttaagtaaatatctaccgtaatattgtgttttatggaataaggaagtgtaagtcaaccgaaattccataataaaacgcggaaatctttcttgccaaggaggaaaccgctggagaaaagacgcaacgagtgttgcgcctcttcgaaggatcgcagtggttgctgcgcctcttctccagccctcttttcgtatttttcaaaatatttctgagatttgtttccatatccgtgtcattcctaaactcttccatatgtttagtataaatagaggccttcggcctccatatttggcacgcgagtgttccgccccttctttctctctctttgcattctagactacgttaTTGCATTTCgtcgcctacgtgcttgatcaatcgaccacgtaagctcagatcattctgagtctcagtcacgttgcatagaccgaccaatttgaccaactccacttttaatcaacctaatcaatctactaaatcctctaacgagggcactttccacgcttattcgagtcgagcaatcactaaacgataactttagtcaatctcgtttcgtcaaacatgtaagtctgagggtgtaaatcccattttattattgtacttttatttgttatcaattaatgtaaatctatatcaaaagcacgttcgaaaacagatttaaaatccaccttttaaaaccgtttttacgaaacagcagaggtcagacgtcgagaagaaacgcagcagcagctgcgccttcaGGAAGGATCGAAGCCTTGCTGCGCTTCTTCCAGAGGTTGCCTGTTGctcttgctcttcttcttcttcctcgacttcctgcaaattTCCTCCATTTCTTGTTCTTTCATTTTCCTTCATTCTTTTTGTTATTTCAGTAAATAAATCGTATTTTAACAAATCCCTTTTAATTGcaatgcttaattcgtccttaatctcgagtaattcaatacttgcgggttttcgccgttttaattcaaatcaatccttcgggATTTCggcttgttcatgtcgaggttctgggagtcccaatttgatacataagttttctttcgaatcttatttgtccagtttcgtcttaatctaacctcaagttttgcctttttatatttccgacacgagttcatcgtataatcataatcatgtaaGCCGCTGTAAgttctcgttttaattcgttttatgactttcCTAGATACATAtaatcggttaaaacacttcaattcgagttTAATATCGATAATTCATCTTAAATCTACCAATGAACAATAACAGTgttgcgattctgacttcacaaccAAAGCCCAGCTTgagaacagacgcatgaagtgttgcgcctcttctagaggacggagcaactactgcgcctgttctgggttggtttctatCTCTGagctctttctcgctttgacgtaacttctaattacggtttaaatcaactattattcatattatcacctctaatctggcatattttcatattttaattctaattttattttccttttattttcttcctcgaaatcccgtctttgagcgtgcttttgacatagatcaaataaagcttgtaattttaattattgttattcattattagtatgtatgatttaattgtatggctgtaacgccccgtaatttcggaccgttaatatatttcgaaaataatttattaatcaaataaaatttgatatattgccctttcttgtttgatgattctatgaatcatagaaggtgagatgcaagccggctatggttgatagagtttggattactacttgttatatttttcacatgatagtttaaattagtcaatttagcattcatatgttagaatacttggaaATTAGGTTAAATTTTCATATagtttacatgtttcattacatgttacattaaatttgacgtttcgtggctgggaggactcgaagttactccccactgaattgtggctttcgtgtttgtataaaatgcgattgacaggtacttgatgcttagttggggttcacggacgagctagtgagcaagagaaccttggacctagttttggctattcttatagtaaaccttttaacttttggttttgtatataatttgaagggacatatgtctcccttttctattttgggtttgtattattacattttcttatcgttagctatggcatgtaaattagttcgttagcattgcaggttttggcacccgcctcttgggaatgttagaaatgttgtgattggtttagaaaattttttgaaattacaggtttttatatagttggaccaattacaaacatatcctactaGTTTTTCCGTAGATTTTAGGGGTTTAATTTATCgcgttatttaagggtgtcacagttggtatcagagcctattgctcccgacgcacgtttgtgcaccccacttaaaaatcacttgacctttaaataataaacttgagagatgggtaggatgggtagaattaggatttatgtggtagtctgtttgtgattgctaattgttaggtactaattaaattttctcttttgtaagatggctccgccaagaagagacattgatgatgctatcttactagttcttactcaaattctccaaaatcaacaaaatcaacagaatcaacaagctcctcctcctccgcctgctgagggtactccaggcacctatacttgggtggctaaccaattaacccgaatcaacactcccacttatggtggagagattgatccagctgctcttacagggtggtttcgggagttggagaaaagctttacactgtatgatgttaaggaggaacataaagtgaagctagcCTCTCATTTCCTAGTACGTgaagcagatcgatggtggtccatgactgggcctaccgtttcagcTGAACCAGGATTTGACTGGGTACG from Silene latifolia isolate original U9 population chromosome 3, ASM4854445v1, whole genome shotgun sequence harbors:
- the LOC141646147 gene encoding uncharacterized protein LOC141646147 gives rise to the protein MISGLPCGEEPLVWPLAAMRVDSAEARSLVGWNLAAGAAQVPGLVASSYVRDYFGGRVPARVRMDGHMVPPPPCTVEQRARVWLWWFLSSIYLGDKGERLSTKLLPFLSDLSSLGRWDWVTPSFVVLTHYMRAMVYPELMEKGTSPAIVGPGLLLEVWVYSYFSGFAPTRAEDLPRAYLVVRDWVVCRQKSHRSSYDVYRRGVNALSLDSEIEVAGVEPPVFPETLEYTDLVGMTVISEIQSFSEAVTDATLDEWQHVGRRVALSRHVELWRMANRLRATAIEALTGGSGRQRERELAQSQEETAHLLRELEARDAEIAALEATLAELRGR